The following proteins come from a genomic window of Mycolicibacterium rufum:
- a CDS encoding enoyl-CoA hydratase, with product MIEATRDGHVLTLEMQRPERRNALNSELVDGLREAIEKAAADDVRAIVLTGGGHVFSSGADLSGGQGVADELPDKARALNLAIDRAPVPVIGAVNGPAIGAGVILSMICDLRVVAPEAYFQFPVAKYGIALDNWSIRRLTSLVGAGRARGMLLAAERLTAEAALQTGMANRIGTLADAQAWAQEIAGYAPLALQHAKRVLNDDGAYEDPWPAHQELFDRAWKSQDIIEAQVARIEKRAPKFQGA from the coding sequence ATGATTGAAGCCACCCGAGACGGCCATGTGCTGACCCTGGAGATGCAACGTCCCGAGCGGCGCAACGCGCTGAACTCCGAACTGGTCGACGGTCTGCGCGAGGCGATCGAGAAGGCGGCCGCCGACGACGTCCGCGCGATCGTGCTCACCGGCGGCGGGCACGTCTTCAGCTCGGGGGCGGACCTGTCGGGCGGTCAGGGCGTCGCCGATGAGCTGCCCGACAAGGCCAGGGCGCTCAACCTCGCGATCGATCGCGCCCCCGTCCCGGTGATCGGAGCCGTCAACGGCCCCGCGATCGGCGCCGGGGTGATCCTGTCGATGATCTGCGACCTTCGGGTGGTGGCGCCCGAGGCGTACTTCCAGTTCCCCGTCGCCAAGTACGGCATCGCGCTGGACAACTGGAGCATCCGCCGGCTGACCTCGCTGGTGGGTGCGGGCCGGGCGCGCGGCATGTTGCTGGCCGCCGAACGCCTCACCGCGGAGGCTGCCCTGCAGACCGGCATGGCCAACCGGATCGGCACACTCGCCGACGCCCAGGCGTGGGCGCAGGAGATCGCGGGCTACGCGCCGCTGGCGCTGCAGCACGCCAAGCGGGTGCTCAACGACGACGGCGCCTACGAGGATCCGTGGCCGGCGCACCAGGAGCTGTTCGACCGCGCGTGGAAGAGCCAGGACATCATCGAGGCGCAGGTCGCGCGCATCGAGAAGCGCGCGCCGAAGTTCCAGGGCGCCTGA
- a CDS encoding MBL fold metallo-hydrolase produces MLGAALRFGFGTASLLAGGWVLRALQGTPESLGATPAEIAPVARRSPQYRDGKFVNLEAPSGMTADREAQRMLLRDLANAGNSGKPPRPIPLADPPKAHPAAGPAAASWYGHSSAMIEVDGYRVLADPVWSRRCSPSRTVGPARMHEVPLLIEALPAVDAVVISHDHYDHLDIDTIVALAHSQRAPFLVPLGIGAHLRKWGIPESRIVELDWYESHRIGDLTLVCTPARHFSGRLFVRDTTLWASWVVKGPSHRAFFGGDTGYTKSFAEIGAEFGPFDLTLLPIGAYHPAFSDIHMNPEDAVRAHLDLTDAGLMMPIHWATFRLAPHPWAEPAERLAAAADAEGVRISVPIPGGRVDGESSFDPWWRR; encoded by the coding sequence ATGCTCGGCGCGGCGCTGCGGTTCGGGTTCGGGACGGCGTCCCTGCTGGCCGGCGGCTGGGTGCTGCGGGCGTTGCAGGGCACTCCGGAGTCGCTGGGGGCCACCCCGGCCGAGATCGCCCCGGTGGCGCGGCGCTCACCGCAGTACCGCGACGGGAAGTTCGTCAATCTCGAGGCCCCGTCGGGCATGACGGCCGATCGCGAGGCGCAGCGGATGCTGCTGCGCGATCTGGCCAATGCCGGGAACTCCGGCAAGCCGCCCCGCCCGATCCCGCTCGCCGATCCCCCGAAGGCCCATCCGGCGGCGGGGCCCGCCGCGGCCAGCTGGTACGGGCACTCCAGCGCGATGATCGAGGTCGACGGCTACCGGGTGCTCGCCGACCCGGTGTGGAGCCGGCGGTGTTCGCCGTCGCGGACGGTCGGACCCGCACGTATGCACGAGGTCCCGCTGCTGATCGAGGCCTTGCCCGCCGTCGACGCGGTGGTGATCAGCCACGACCACTACGACCACCTCGACATCGACACCATCGTCGCGCTGGCGCACAGCCAGCGGGCGCCGTTCCTGGTGCCGCTGGGTATCGGCGCACACCTGCGCAAATGGGGCATCCCGGAGAGCAGGATCGTCGAGCTCGACTGGTACGAATCCCACCGGATCGGTGACCTGACGCTGGTGTGCACCCCGGCCCGGCACTTCTCCGGCCGGCTGTTCGTCCGCGACACCACGCTGTGGGCGTCGTGGGTGGTGAAGGGGCCGTCGCACCGCGCCTTCTTCGGCGGCGACACCGGCTACACCAAGAGCTTCGCCGAGATCGGCGCCGAGTTCGGTCCGTTCGACCTGACACTGCTGCCGATCGGGGCCTACCATCCGGCCTTCTCCGACATCCACATGAACCCCGAAGACGCGGTCCGCGCGCACCTGGACCTGACCGACGCCGGCCTGATGATGCCGATCCACTGGGCGACGTTCCGGCTCGCGCCGCACCCGTGGGCCGAGCCGGCCGAACGCCTGGCCGCCGCCGCCGACGCCGAGGGTGTGCGCATCTCCGTCCCGATCCCCGGGGGACGGGTGGACGGGGAATCGAGTTTCGACCCGTGGTGGCGCCGGTAG
- a CDS encoding serine hydrolase gives MKPRVAALAMLAVLVAGCGADASSTQPSPPPPSTGQAGDTPPPLVPAMPLPDNAVDAAVGRLDELAGDLMRKSGIPGMAVAVVHAGKTAYAKGFGVKNATLPDDPGNRVDPDTVFQLASVSKSLAATVVAHQVGVKSVDWNTPITAKLPWFALSDPAVTPVVSIGDMMSHRSGLPDHAGDQLEDLGYDRRQVLEKLRDYPLDPFRISYAYTNFGFTAGAEAAAVAAGKPWEDLAADVLFGPLAMTTASYRYADYAQRPDRAVGHIRIDDSYQPRYIRDADAEGPAGGASASVQDMTHWLAMMLADGSYQGKQVIDSAALLPAVTPQIVSSPATEPAMRSGFYGFGFNVGTTSAARTELSHSGAFELGAGTNVLILPSADVAIVVLTNATPIGVPETLTAEFADLVQFGEIRQDWYGLYRKAFEAMDAPVGSLVGKSPPADPAAPAPLASYAGTYRNDFWGAATVTERDGRLRLKLGTTLDVELRHWDGNVFTFSFVTENAPPGTVSTATFDGDRLTLEYYDADGKGVFVR, from the coding sequence ATGAAACCCCGGGTCGCCGCGTTGGCGATGCTCGCCGTGCTGGTCGCCGGCTGCGGCGCCGACGCTTCATCGACCCAGCCTTCCCCGCCGCCGCCGTCCACCGGTCAGGCCGGGGACACCCCGCCTCCGCTGGTGCCCGCGATGCCACTGCCCGACAACGCGGTCGATGCCGCGGTGGGCAGGCTCGACGAGCTCGCCGGGGACCTGATGCGCAAGTCGGGCATCCCGGGCATGGCGGTGGCCGTCGTCCACGCAGGAAAAACCGCCTACGCCAAGGGTTTCGGCGTCAAGAACGCGACGCTGCCCGATGATCCCGGTAACCGCGTCGATCCGGACACCGTCTTCCAGCTGGCATCGGTGTCCAAATCGCTGGCGGCCACCGTGGTGGCCCACCAGGTCGGTGTCAAGTCGGTGGACTGGAACACCCCGATCACCGCGAAGCTGCCGTGGTTCGCACTGTCCGATCCGGCCGTCACCCCGGTGGTGTCGATCGGGGACATGATGTCGCACCGCTCCGGACTGCCCGACCATGCCGGCGACCAGCTCGAGGACCTCGGCTACGACCGCAGGCAGGTGCTGGAGAAGCTGCGCGACTATCCGCTCGATCCCTTCCGGATCTCCTACGCCTACACCAACTTCGGCTTCACCGCCGGCGCGGAGGCGGCCGCGGTGGCCGCGGGCAAACCGTGGGAGGACCTCGCCGCCGACGTCCTGTTCGGCCCGCTGGCGATGACGACGGCCAGCTACCGCTACGCCGACTACGCGCAGCGGCCCGACCGCGCCGTGGGCCACATCCGTATCGACGACTCCTATCAGCCGCGCTACATCCGCGATGCCGACGCCGAGGGGCCGGCCGGCGGGGCCAGCGCCTCGGTACAGGACATGACTCACTGGCTGGCCATGATGCTGGCCGACGGCAGTTATCAGGGCAAGCAGGTCATCGACAGCGCCGCCCTGCTGCCTGCGGTCACCCCGCAGATCGTGTCGAGCCCGGCCACCGAGCCGGCGATGCGTTCGGGCTTCTACGGATTCGGCTTCAACGTCGGCACCACCTCGGCGGCGCGGACCGAGCTGAGTCACTCGGGAGCGTTCGAACTCGGCGCCGGAACGAACGTGCTGATCCTGCCGTCGGCCGACGTGGCGATCGTGGTGCTCACCAACGCCACGCCGATCGGTGTCCCCGAGACGTTGACCGCCGAGTTCGCCGACCTCGTGCAGTTCGGTGAGATCCGGCAGGACTGGTACGGCCTGTACCGCAAGGCTTTCGAGGCCATGGACGCCCCGGTCGGCTCGCTGGTGGGTAAGAGCCCGCCCGCCGACCCCGCGGCGCCGGCGCCCCTCGCGAGCTACGCGGGCACCTATCGCAACGATTTCTGGGGCGCGGCGACCGTCACCGAGCGCGACGGCAGGCTGCGCCTGAAGCTGGGCACCACGCTGGATGTGGAGCTGCGGCACTGGGACGGCAACGTCTTCACGTTCTCGTTCGTCACCGAGAACGCCCCACCGGGCACGGTGTCGACGGCGACGTTCGACGGTGACCGGTTGACGCTGGAGTACTACGACGCCGACGGCAAGGGGGTGTTCGTCCGGTGA
- a CDS encoding HAD-IC family P-type ATPase: MTTVVSVGLTDAEVAQRVAEGETNDVPTRAARSTSEIVRGNVFTRINAILGVLLIIVLSTGSVINGAFGLLIIANSAIGIIQELRAKRTLDKLAIVGQAKPLVRRQSRTEPLLPSEVVLDDVIELGPGDQIVVDGDILEAANLEVDESLLTGEADPIAKSVGDHVMSGSFVVAGGGAYRATKVGREAYAAKLAEEASKFTLVKSELRSGINRILQFITYLLVPAGALTIYTQLFTTDAGWQESVLRMVGALVPMVPEGLVLMTSIAFAVGVVRLGRRQCLVNELPAIEGLARVDVVCADKTGTLTENGMRVSDVTTLDTPEVADVLAQLAADDPRPNASMAAIAEAYRMPPGWTATATAPFKSATKWSGTSYGEHGNWVIGAPDVLLDPASSVAEEAERIGARGLRVLLLGSSDVAVDDPGAPGTVTPAALVVLEQRVRPDARDTLDYFASQRVSVKVISGDNAVSVGAVAGSLGLTGETMDARRLPSEPDRLAETLEEYTTFGRVRPDQKRSMVHALQSRGHTVAMTGDGVNDVLALKDADIGVAMGSGSSASRAVAQIVLLDNKFATLPYVVGEGRRVIGNIERVSNLFLTKTVYSVLLAVLVGLAGLSAKIFGTDPLLFPFQPIHVTIAAWFTIGIPAFILSLAPNAERAHSGFVRRVMTSALPSGLAVGTATFVSYLLAYQGRAASEVEQTQASTAALITLLVSALWVLAVVARPYEWWRVALVAASALAYVVIFSLPLARDLFMLDPSNVATTSTALGVGVLGAVAVEAIWWAQGAVLGETRRLWRSPDR; encoded by the coding sequence GTGACCACCGTGGTCTCCGTGGGCTTGACCGATGCCGAGGTCGCCCAGCGCGTCGCCGAGGGCGAGACCAACGACGTCCCGACCCGGGCGGCGCGCAGCACCTCGGAGATCGTCCGCGGCAACGTGTTCACCCGGATCAACGCGATTCTCGGCGTGCTGCTGATCATCGTGTTGTCCACCGGTTCGGTGATCAACGGCGCCTTCGGGTTGCTCATCATCGCCAACAGCGCGATCGGCATCATCCAGGAGCTGCGCGCCAAGCGGACGCTCGACAAGCTCGCGATCGTCGGTCAGGCCAAACCGTTGGTACGCAGGCAGTCTCGCACCGAGCCGCTGCTTCCCAGTGAGGTCGTGCTCGACGATGTGATCGAGCTGGGGCCCGGCGACCAGATCGTCGTCGACGGCGACATCCTCGAGGCGGCCAACCTGGAGGTCGACGAGTCGCTACTGACGGGTGAGGCGGACCCGATCGCCAAGAGCGTGGGCGACCACGTGATGTCGGGCAGCTTCGTGGTGGCCGGCGGCGGCGCCTACCGGGCCACCAAGGTCGGCCGCGAGGCGTATGCCGCCAAGCTGGCCGAGGAGGCCAGCAAGTTCACGCTCGTGAAATCCGAACTGCGCAGCGGCATCAACCGGATCCTGCAGTTCATCACCTACCTGCTGGTTCCTGCGGGGGCGCTGACGATCTACACCCAGCTGTTCACCACCGACGCGGGATGGCAGGAGTCGGTGCTGCGCATGGTCGGCGCGCTGGTGCCGATGGTGCCCGAAGGGCTGGTGTTGATGACCTCGATCGCGTTCGCGGTCGGGGTGGTACGGCTGGGCCGGCGGCAGTGCCTGGTCAACGAGCTCCCGGCGATCGAGGGCCTGGCCCGCGTGGACGTGGTGTGTGCCGACAAGACCGGCACCCTGACCGAGAACGGCATGCGCGTCAGCGACGTCACGACGCTCGACACGCCGGAGGTGGCCGACGTACTGGCCCAACTCGCCGCCGACGACCCCCGGCCCAACGCCAGCATGGCCGCGATCGCCGAGGCCTACCGAATGCCGCCGGGCTGGACCGCGACGGCCACCGCGCCGTTCAAGTCGGCGACCAAGTGGAGCGGCACCTCCTACGGCGAGCACGGCAACTGGGTGATCGGCGCGCCCGACGTGCTGCTGGATCCGGCGTCGTCGGTGGCCGAGGAGGCCGAGCGCATCGGTGCCCGCGGCCTGCGGGTGCTGCTGCTCGGCTCCAGTGACGTCGCGGTCGACGATCCGGGCGCACCGGGCACCGTCACCCCCGCCGCGCTGGTGGTGCTGGAGCAGCGCGTGCGTCCCGACGCCCGCGACACCCTCGATTACTTCGCCTCCCAGCGCGTGTCGGTCAAGGTGATCTCCGGGGACAACGCGGTCTCGGTCGGCGCGGTCGCCGGGTCCCTGGGGCTGACGGGGGAGACGATGGACGCGCGCCGGCTGCCATCCGAGCCGGACCGGCTGGCCGAGACCCTGGAGGAGTACACGACGTTCGGCCGGGTCCGGCCCGACCAGAAGCGGTCCATGGTGCACGCGCTGCAGTCGCGGGGTCACACCGTCGCGATGACGGGCGACGGCGTCAACGACGTGTTGGCGCTCAAGGACGCCGACATCGGTGTCGCGATGGGGTCGGGTAGTTCGGCCTCGCGGGCGGTGGCGCAGATCGTGTTGCTGGACAACAAGTTCGCCACCCTGCCCTACGTGGTGGGGGAGGGCAGGCGGGTGATCGGCAACATCGAACGCGTCTCCAACCTGTTCCTCACCAAGACGGTGTACTCGGTGCTGCTCGCGGTGCTCGTCGGGCTGGCAGGCCTGTCGGCGAAGATCTTCGGCACCGATCCGCTGTTGTTTCCGTTCCAGCCGATCCACGTCACCATCGCGGCATGGTTCACCATCGGCATCCCCGCGTTCATCCTGTCGCTGGCGCCCAACGCCGAACGCGCCCACTCGGGTTTCGTGCGGCGCGTGATGACCTCGGCGCTGCCGTCGGGGCTGGCGGTCGGGACCGCGACGTTCGTCTCGTACCTGCTGGCCTATCAGGGCAGGGCGGCGAGCGAGGTCGAACAGACGCAGGCCTCGACCGCGGCGCTGATCACCCTGCTGGTCTCGGCGCTGTGGGTGCTGGCGGTGGTCGCGCGGCCCTACGAGTGGTGGCGGGTGGCGCTGGTCGCGGCGTCCGCGCTGGCCTACGTGGTGATCTTCTCCCTGCCGCTCGCGCGTGATCTGTTCATGCTCGACCCGTCGAACGTCGCGACGACGTCGACGGCGCTGGGGGTCGGGGTGCTCGGCGCGGTCGCAGTGGAGGCGATCTGGTGGGCCCAGGGCGCCGTTCTGGGCGAAACCCGCAGGCTGTGGCGTTCGCCCGACCGGTAA
- a CDS encoding antitoxin, with protein sequence MGFLDKAKDLLSKNADKVDTVIDKAGDLVDKKTQGKYASTVDKVQDAARKAVADQTGPQQPQQPQQPPVPPPPPVPPQQEPPTAPPVS encoded by the coding sequence ATGGGATTTTTGGACAAGGCGAAGGATCTTCTTTCCAAGAACGCCGACAAAGTGGACACCGTGATCGACAAGGCCGGTGACCTCGTGGACAAGAAGACGCAGGGCAAGTACGCGTCCACTGTCGACAAGGTGCAGGACGCCGCCAGGAAGGCCGTCGCCGACCAGACCGGCCCCCAGCAACCGCAGCAGCCGCAGCAGCCCCCGGTGCCACCGCCGCCCCCGGTGCCGCCGCAGCAGGAGCCCCCGACCGCGCCTCCGGTCTCCTAG
- a CDS encoding type II toxin-antitoxin system Rv0910 family toxin, with translation MAKLSVSVDVPLPPEQAWESASDLSRYKEWLSIHRVWRSPLPDTIDKGTTLDSIVEVKGMLNRVRWTVVHFKPPEAMTLNGDGRGGVKVKLIGKVKPAGQGSTVQFDVHLGGPALFGPIGMVVAGALRSDIQESLNRFKTVFAPS, from the coding sequence ATGGCCAAGCTCTCGGTTTCGGTCGACGTGCCGCTACCTCCCGAACAGGCCTGGGAGAGCGCGTCGGACCTGTCCCGCTACAAGGAGTGGCTCTCCATCCACCGGGTGTGGAGATCCCCGCTGCCCGACACCATCGACAAGGGCACGACGCTCGACTCGATCGTCGAGGTCAAGGGCATGCTCAACCGCGTGCGCTGGACCGTCGTGCACTTCAAGCCGCCGGAGGCGATGACGCTCAACGGCGACGGCCGCGGTGGTGTGAAGGTCAAGCTGATCGGCAAGGTGAAGCCCGCCGGTCAGGGCTCCACGGTGCAGTTCGACGTCCACCTCGGCGGGCCGGCGCTGTTCGGTCCGATCGGCATGGTGGTCGCCGGCGCGCTGCGGAGCGACATCCAGGAGTCACTGAACCGCTTCAAGACGGTCTTCGCGCCCTCCTGA